In a single window of the Gemmatimonadota bacterium genome:
- a CDS encoding DUF481 domain-containing protein yields MLLLALLPLLTATPDDTAAVKPATPPVIKFLTDLGYVSTAGNSSVQTLNVGDRISVKSGQVTISQSFAVVHGRSKGLVVTSLWRAGLRADLAFQPTFGVYASVNYERNVFAGLNSRIGNTVGVTAQLVKSTKDKFSIEGGISLTSQRGIAGKTRDLDFLGGRAASAYSHQLSNRAMVSQVVELLPNFRQSADLRINTESLMTAPLTKQVSVRLSYVVRYDGLPEPGFLSTDRLFTSGIQVSL; encoded by the coding sequence ATGCTGTTGCTCGCCTTGCTGCCACTCCTGACCGCCACGCCTGACGACACAGCGGCGGTCAAGCCGGCCACGCCACCGGTCATCAAGTTCCTGACCGATCTGGGCTACGTGAGCACGGCGGGCAATTCCTCGGTGCAGACCCTCAACGTTGGCGACCGGATCAGCGTGAAGAGCGGCCAGGTCACCATTTCGCAGAGCTTTGCTGTCGTCCACGGGCGCAGCAAGGGCCTCGTGGTGACGTCCCTCTGGCGCGCCGGGCTGCGCGCCGACCTCGCCTTCCAGCCGACCTTCGGCGTCTACGCCTCGGTGAACTACGAACGCAACGTGTTCGCCGGCCTCAATTCCCGTATCGGCAACACGGTGGGTGTCACGGCGCAGCTGGTGAAGAGCACCAAGGACAAGTTCTCGATCGAAGGCGGCATCTCGCTCACCTCACAGCGCGGCATCGCCGGCAAGACCCGGGACCTCGACTTCCTCGGTGGCCGGGCGGCGAGCGCCTATTCGCATCAGCTCAGCAATCGCGCCATGGTGTCGCAAGTCGTGGAGCTGCTGCCGAATTTCCGGCAGAGCGCCGACCTGCGTATCAACACCGAGTCGCTGATGACGGCACCGCTCACGAAGCAGGTCTCGGTGCGACTCTCCTATGTCGTGCGCTACGACGGTCTGCCGGAGCCCGGCTTCCTCAGCACCGACCGACTCTTCACCTCCGGCATCCAGGTCTCGCTCTGA
- the rmuC gene encoding DNA recombination protein RmuC: protein MSTETMLLAALLGVAIVLLLVVLWRLRPADGATLERALRDELRAARTEQAEQQRHFRDEMSKQLDTIRATVDEKLQATLEQRLGESFKQVSDRLEAVHRGLGEMQSLATGVGELKRVLGNVKTRGNWGEVQLGAILEQVLTPDQYARNVKTREGSNDLVEFAVKLPGPSGGAPVWLPLDAKFPQEDYLRLVESAEKGDADATQLAQAALSRAVMVAGKDIGTKYLDPPRTTDFAILFLPTEGLYAEVLRMPGLTDQLQRECRVVPAGPTTLAALLSSLRMGFRTLAIEERASEVWRLLGAVKTEFGRFGDVLDRVKKQLETARTTLDLTDVRTRAMQKQLRDVEQLPADATERLLGLGDPDV from the coding sequence GTGAGCACTGAGACGATGCTTCTCGCCGCGCTTCTCGGCGTGGCGATCGTGTTGCTGCTGGTGGTGCTCTGGCGCCTGCGGCCCGCCGACGGCGCGACGCTCGAGCGCGCATTGCGTGACGAACTCCGCGCCGCCCGCACCGAACAGGCCGAACAGCAGCGCCACTTCCGCGACGAGATGTCGAAACAACTCGACACCATTCGCGCTACCGTCGACGAAAAGTTGCAGGCCACCCTCGAACAGCGCCTCGGCGAATCATTCAAGCAGGTGAGTGATCGACTCGAAGCCGTCCACCGCGGCCTCGGCGAGATGCAGTCACTTGCGACCGGCGTCGGTGAACTCAAGCGCGTGCTCGGCAATGTGAAAACGCGCGGCAACTGGGGCGAGGTGCAGCTCGGCGCGATTCTCGAGCAGGTGCTGACGCCCGACCAGTACGCCCGCAACGTCAAGACCCGCGAGGGTTCCAACGATCTGGTCGAGTTCGCGGTGAAGTTGCCGGGGCCGAGCGGTGGCGCGCCGGTCTGGCTGCCACTCGACGCGAAGTTTCCGCAGGAAGATTATCTGCGGCTGGTGGAGTCGGCCGAGAAGGGTGATGCGGACGCGACGCAACTGGCGCAGGCGGCACTCAGTCGCGCCGTGATGGTCGCGGGCAAGGATATCGGAACCAAGTATCTCGATCCGCCGCGCACGACCGATTTCGCGATTCTCTTTCTTCCCACCGAAGGGCTCTACGCCGAAGTGCTGCGGATGCCGGGGCTCACCGATCAGCTGCAGCGCGAATGTCGGGTAGTGCCGGCGGGGCCGACGACCCTCGCGGCACTGCTCTCGTCGCTGCGGATGGGGTTCAGGACGCTGGCGATCGAGGAACGCGCGAGCGAAGTGTGGCGCCTGCTCGGCGCGGTGAAGACCGAGTTTGGCCGCTTCGGTGATGTGCTCGACCGGGTCAAGAAGCAGCTCGAGACCGCCCGGACCACCCTCGACCTGACCGATGTCCGGACCCGGGCGATGCAGAAGCAGCTCCGCGACGTGGAACAGCTCCCGGCCGACGCGACGGAGCGGCTCCTGGGCCTGGGCGACCCCGACGTTTGA
- a CDS encoding DinB family protein: MLSRLIDHLIWADTRVADSLATLPAPDPALLKIYSHVLGAEAIWIARITGIPSDIPVFPEFDLATCREVAASIHASLKSIPLDEAGRARSLTYTNLRGETWTNTVDEILHHVCMHGMHHRGQVIRGVRLGEGLPIGTDFITFVREH; this comes from the coding sequence ATGCTCTCTCGCCTCATCGATCATCTGATCTGGGCCGACACGCGCGTCGCCGATTCGCTCGCGACCCTGCCTGCGCCCGACCCCGCCCTGCTCAAGATCTATTCGCACGTCCTCGGCGCCGAGGCGATCTGGATTGCGAGAATCACCGGGATCCCGAGTGACATCCCGGTTTTCCCGGAATTCGATCTCGCGACCTGCCGCGAAGTTGCCGCGAGCATTCACGCCTCGCTCAAATCGATTCCACTCGATGAGGCCGGCCGCGCGCGATCGCTGACCTACACCAACCTCCGCGGCGAGACCTGGACCAACACCGTCGACGAGATCCTGCATCACGTCTGCATGCACGGCATGCATCACCGTGGTCAGGTGATTCGCGGCGTGCGGCTGGGAGAGGGTTTGCCGATCGGCACCGACTTCATCACCTTCGTGCGTGAGCACTGA
- a CDS encoding Ig-like domain-containing protein → MFRPRLLPWLLLIAACTPDVPTAPADPEQLTLVSSPPTGTPGWVLDAPLTVKVTDAGGRPAAGVVVTWQAESGAGQLESDRPLPPERPWSLLHPGWTSSSTTISDENGIARVRYAPGWESGTQRVSVTAGDATLAVLVAVTSFSATSVALGSTRACGLDPAGRMYCWQPAWRERQLIPTTMPASMRPIPTAGSERYLVLAGGNQFRDVDVCGLTTDHQLRCAFLGSADASGVITMQPVATPVPFVALTGSGVGSLAGQSWLCGLDATGQAWCRGRNDAGQLGDGTRVSRTDFAPVLGSVRFSTLVASEERACGVDLSGGAWCWGSGPARGIGLPSGDVTMVPTAIAVGRGYREVTPVSFGVCGIRTLTNQMECWGNAVIQLAGISGGGFGQDPTNPRLVSANPLLRAMSGSAGSSGQFLTTTGQVANWGDQVPFDLGISADPEYGAGLTGFDRILTQGTGAICSSHVSGSTVCSWVYYRGVGVPVPN, encoded by the coding sequence ATGTTCCGTCCCCGCCTGCTGCCCTGGCTGCTTCTGATTGCTGCCTGCACCCCCGACGTCCCGACGGCACCGGCTGATCCGGAGCAACTCACGCTCGTGAGCTCGCCGCCTACGGGCACGCCCGGGTGGGTGCTCGATGCGCCACTCACCGTGAAGGTCACCGATGCGGGTGGTCGTCCAGCTGCTGGCGTTGTCGTGACCTGGCAGGCGGAAAGCGGGGCTGGGCAGCTCGAGTCTGATCGGCCACTTCCCCCCGAGCGGCCATGGTCGCTGCTCCATCCGGGGTGGACCTCGAGCTCTACCACCATCTCCGATGAGAATGGTATCGCCCGCGTGCGCTACGCGCCAGGATGGGAGAGCGGCACGCAGCGAGTGAGTGTAACGGCGGGTGATGCGACGTTGGCGGTTTTGGTCGCCGTCACCTCATTCTCTGCCACCTCGGTTGCGCTTGGGAGCACCCGCGCGTGCGGGCTCGATCCGGCAGGCCGGATGTATTGCTGGCAACCTGCCTGGCGTGAACGACAGCTGATCCCGACGACGATGCCGGCATCGATGCGGCCCATCCCAACCGCAGGCTCCGAGCGGTACCTGGTACTCGCGGGCGGCAATCAGTTTCGGGATGTGGACGTCTGCGGGCTGACGACGGACCATCAGCTTCGCTGCGCGTTTCTCGGAAGCGCGGATGCGAGTGGCGTGATCACCATGCAACCGGTCGCAACACCGGTGCCGTTTGTTGCGCTCACCGGCAGCGGGGTGGGCTCGCTGGCGGGGCAATCCTGGCTCTGCGGACTCGACGCCACCGGGCAAGCCTGGTGTCGCGGACGAAACGATGCAGGGCAACTCGGCGATGGCACCCGAGTCTCTCGCACCGACTTCGCGCCAGTGCTCGGCAGTGTTCGTTTCAGTACGCTGGTTGCCTCGGAGGAGCGGGCCTGCGGGGTGGACCTCAGTGGCGGTGCCTGGTGCTGGGGAAGCGGTCCCGCGCGAGGGATCGGCCTTCCCTCGGGCGACGTGACGATGGTACCAACGGCAATCGCAGTCGGGCGAGGGTATCGCGAAGTGACTCCAGTCAGCTTTGGTGTATGCGGTATTCGTACCCTGACCAATCAGATGGAATGCTGGGGTAATGCTGTGATCCAGCTCGCCGGAATCTCGGGTGGCGGTTTCGGCCAGGATCCGACGAATCCTCGACTCGTCTCCGCCAATCCATTGCTCCGTGCAATGTCTGGCAGTGCGGGCAGTTCCGGACAGTTCCTGACAACGACCGGTCAGGTCGCGAACTGGGGCGACCAGGTTCCGTTCGATCTTGGAATCAGTGCAGATCCCGAATACGGTGCTGGCCTCACCGGCTTCGACCGGATCCTCACTCAGGGTACCGGTGCGATCTGCTCATCACACGTCTCTGGTTCGACCGTATGCTCGTGGGTCTACTACCGCGGGGTCGGGGTGCCGGTGCCGAACTGA
- a CDS encoding GIY-YIG nuclease family protein, translating to MPRQYHIYILADQGRCLTIGVTAQLYRRWLALRVATVCAGCRRFHIARLVYAETAASAKSARLREEELRHWDRRRKERLIKSLNPDRLDLGIVWGWRTRPVTRLVMGVEAETERIGQH from the coding sequence ATGCCCCGCCAGTATCACATCTACATCCTCGCCGATCAGGGTCGCTGCCTCACCATTGGCGTGACGGCGCAGCTCTATCGCCGCTGGCTCGCGCTGCGGGTCGCCACGGTCTGCGCTGGCTGCCGCCGCTTCCACATCGCCCGCCTCGTCTACGCCGAGACGGCCGCATCGGCCAAGTCGGCGCGGCTGCGCGAGGAGGAGCTCCGCCACTGGGACCGGCGCCGCAAGGAGCGGCTCATCAAGTCGCTCAATCCCGATCGCCTCGACCTCGGCATCGTCTGGGGCTGGCGCACTCGGCCGGTGACGAGGCTGGTGATGGGGGTGGAGGCGGAAACAGAGAGGATCGGGCAGCACTAA
- a CDS encoding GIY-YIG nuclease family protein translates to MTRAYYVYILSNQARCYYVGITNNMYRRWLQHRTGEGSAFCRAHHLTRLVYVETCGTANDAIAREKQLKKWHRHRKLRLIESMNPGGQDLAVLWGWRDAPESSAVVFGER, encoded by the coding sequence ATGACACGCGCCTACTACGTCTATATCCTCTCGAACCAGGCGCGCTGCTATTACGTCGGGATCACCAACAACATGTATCGAAGGTGGCTACAACACCGCACGGGTGAAGGGAGTGCGTTCTGTCGCGCACACCATTTAACGCGGCTGGTTTACGTCGAGACATGCGGAACCGCCAACGACGCGATCGCGCGCGAGAAGCAGCTGAAGAAGTGGCACCGGCATCGCAAGTTGCGGCTGATTGAATCGATGAATCCAGGCGGGCAGGATCTGGCGGTGCTGTGGGGATGGCGGGATGCGCCGGAATCGAGCGCGGTGGTGTTCGGGGAACGTTAG
- a CDS encoding alanyl-tRNA editing protein, which yields MTKRLYYTDADLLHFDAVAIAYDGDPLRVILDQTAFYPTSGGQPHDTGVLKHAHVIDVIDADTHIIHVLDSAIPLGPVHGRINRGRRFDNMQQHTAQHLLSALADVQFGWATASVHFGPTHSTIEFDTAEAGEKELESLEQLAGAAVVMAAPVSVGFEDAATAVGLRKPSEREGEIRIISIAGIDRSACGGTHVSSTAHLGPIFLTDVEKIRGHVRVSFLAGDRAMAFAKSRAALVRTLAQQLSCSVEELPLLVPKRQEELAAARARIEVLERDIAQLKLAALIAAVAPDASGLRRVVYRAEGETGGMLRAMAQSVASMRKVLFVATTSPPPSVYVGSSADSDIDAGAALKAALVTVGGRGGGSARAAQGTAPDASRLRDVVDAITGER from the coding sequence ATGACGAAACGGCTCTACTACACCGACGCCGACCTGCTCCACTTCGATGCGGTCGCGATTGCCTACGATGGCGATCCGCTCCGCGTGATCCTCGATCAGACTGCCTTCTATCCGACCTCGGGTGGCCAACCGCACGACACCGGTGTGCTCAAGCATGCGCACGTGATCGATGTCATCGATGCCGACACGCACATCATCCACGTCCTCGACTCGGCGATTCCGCTCGGGCCGGTGCACGGCCGGATCAACCGTGGTCGTCGCTTCGACAACATGCAGCAGCACACCGCGCAGCATCTCCTCTCGGCCCTCGCCGACGTGCAATTCGGCTGGGCTACTGCGAGTGTGCACTTCGGCCCGACGCATTCAACCATCGAATTCGACACGGCCGAGGCGGGCGAGAAGGAGCTGGAGTCGCTCGAACAGTTGGCAGGCGCGGCGGTGGTGATGGCGGCGCCGGTGAGCGTGGGGTTCGAGGATGCGGCGACGGCCGTGGGCTTGCGGAAGCCGTCCGAGCGAGAAGGCGAGATCCGGATCATCAGTATTGCAGGGATCGATCGCAGCGCCTGCGGCGGCACGCACGTGAGCAGCACGGCGCACCTCGGTCCGATCTTCCTCACCGATGTGGAGAAGATTCGTGGCCACGTGCGGGTGAGCTTCCTCGCGGGCGACCGCGCGATGGCATTTGCGAAGTCGCGTGCGGCACTGGTACGCACCCTGGCGCAGCAGCTCTCCTGTTCGGTGGAGGAGTTGCCGCTGCTGGTCCCGAAGCGTCAGGAAGAACTCGCGGCAGCGCGTGCGCGGATCGAAGTGCTCGAGCGCGACATCGCGCAACTCAAGCTTGCGGCGCTCATCGCTGCGGTGGCGCCCGATGCGAGCGGACTCCGGCGCGTGGTCTACCGGGCCGAAGGCGAGACGGGCGGGATGTTGCGTGCGATGGCGCAGAGTGTCGCGTCGATGAGAAAGGTGCTTTTCGTGGCGACCACCTCACCGCCGCCGTCGGTGTATGTGGGCTCTTCGGCCGACAGCGATATCGATGCTGGTGCCGCGCTCAAGGCCGCGCTCGTTACCGTGGGTGGTCGTGGTGGTGGCTCGGCCCGTGCCGCGCAGGGCACTGCGCCGGACGCGAGCCGGCTGCGCGATGTTGTCGACGCGATCACCGGCGAACGCTGA
- a CDS encoding MOSC N-terminal beta barrel domain-containing protein, with the protein MRVVSLHRYPIKGCRGHALAGADLDEIGFVGDRRLMLIDATGRFVSQREEQLLATIEPELDGNRLTVRAPHAKPLAFEIDQSGRMTDVVVWDSAFRAHDQGERAAAWFTDVTGTALRLVWFGAGSQRFIDPEYSPRSDAQTAFTDGYQALIVQEESLADLNARLAEPVPMTRFRPNIVVQGGAAWGEDDWREVRVGAMTFDAVKSCARCTVLTTDQITGARHPRQEPLRTLATFRTIPGRGAIFGQNLVMRAPGSIAVGDMVIA; encoded by the coding sequence ATGCGTGTAGTCTCGCTCCACCGCTACCCGATCAAGGGGTGCCGCGGCCATGCACTGGCCGGAGCCGATCTCGACGAGATCGGCTTCGTGGGCGACCGGCGGTTGATGCTCATCGACGCGACCGGCCGTTTCGTCTCCCAGCGCGAGGAGCAGTTGCTCGCGACCATCGAACCCGAACTCGACGGCAATCGCCTTACGGTGCGTGCGCCGCACGCGAAGCCGCTCGCGTTCGAGATCGACCAATCCGGGCGGATGACCGATGTGGTGGTGTGGGACAGCGCCTTCCGCGCGCACGATCAGGGTGAGCGCGCGGCGGCGTGGTTCACTGATGTCACCGGGACGGCCTTGCGACTGGTCTGGTTCGGGGCGGGGTCGCAGCGCTTCATCGATCCGGAGTATTCGCCGCGCAGCGATGCGCAGACGGCGTTCACCGATGGTTATCAGGCGCTCATCGTCCAGGAAGAATCGCTCGCCGATCTCAACGCGCGGCTCGCCGAACCGGTGCCGATGACGCGCTTCCGACCGAACATCGTGGTGCAGGGTGGGGCCGCGTGGGGTGAAGACGACTGGCGCGAGGTGAGGGTCGGCGCGATGACGTTCGATGCAGTGAAGTCCTGTGCGCGCTGCACCGTACTCACGACGGATCAGATCACTGGTGCGCGCCACCCGCGCCAGGAGCCGCTCCGCACGCTGGCAACTTTCCGCACCATTCCCGGTCGTGGCGCCATTTTCGGCCAGAACCTCGTGATGCGTGCGCCCGGAAGCATTGCCGTGGGCGACATGGTCATCGCCTGA
- a CDS encoding VOC family protein, producing the protein MPRPIHFEIHVANAERAAAFYRNVFGWTINKWEGPWEYYLIQTGEGPGIDGALVGRRGEEPVEGQPVNAWVLTMDVPSCDYAVAEITKQGGTIALPKMAIPGIGWLAYGKDTEGNIFGVMQNDPTAK; encoded by the coding sequence ATGCCCCGTCCGATCCACTTCGAAATCCACGTCGCCAACGCCGAGCGGGCGGCGGCCTTCTACCGCAACGTCTTTGGCTGGACCATCAACAAATGGGAAGGCCCCTGGGAGTACTACCTGATCCAGACCGGCGAGGGGCCGGGGATCGATGGCGCGCTGGTCGGGCGCCGGGGCGAGGAGCCGGTCGAGGGGCAGCCGGTGAATGCCTGGGTCCTCACGATGGACGTCCCGTCCTGCGACTACGCCGTGGCCGAAATCACCAAGCAGGGCGGTACCATCGCCTTGCCGAAGATGGCGATCCCCGGAATTGGCTGGCTGGCCTATGGCAAGGACACCGAAGGCAACATCTTTGGAGTCATGCAGAACGATCCCACGGCCAAGTAG
- a CDS encoding glycosyltransferase family 39 protein yields MTDPKGITSQPDLLKTSQRVLVNDAAHWALGPYRRSRLGGELGLALVAVLIHLLVNLVTPYEIHRDEFLYAAMGRHLSLFRMDFPPLIAILSQFERLLFGSTLFALRLIPALCHGALVLMTGRVARQMGGTQRAAVLAAFTVLLSPLTLRSGSLFQPVVLDQLIWTVGYLLLAILAVDNQPKWWRWLGVLGGIGLLAKFSIGFFAVGVVVALLATPLNKALRTREPWLAALIALVIGSPAIIGQIVLGWPVRGQMNDLAASQLQRVTAAGFLGEQLLYGPMTWLGIAGMVALFRAPQLRPWRIVAVAALTTTLLLLVLHGKAYYLGPMWPALAAAGAVWLEPLAHKRRRWLVSAAATVTALFGISLAIPIGLPILPKVAMAEYASRTGITSTVRTNLGEVAPLPQDYADMLGWHDFVDNVVDVWDSLPPNERATAALVATNYGRAGAIDWYGPRYGLPPAICPCGSYWFWGHGNRAGAVTVIAGGDSAQLAPLFQELHAARVIEDAWRVKEEQRVTIWVGRGPRASLEQIWAAQKGKN; encoded by the coding sequence ATGACCGACCCGAAAGGCATCACGAGCCAACCAGACCTCCTCAAAACCTCCCAGCGCGTCCTCGTGAACGACGCGGCCCACTGGGCCCTCGGCCCCTATCGCCGCTCGCGCCTCGGCGGCGAACTCGGCCTCGCCCTTGTCGCCGTCCTGATCCACCTGCTCGTGAACCTCGTCACCCCCTACGAAATCCACCGCGACGAATTCCTCTATGCCGCGATGGGTCGACATCTCTCGCTCTTCCGGATGGACTTCCCGCCGCTCATCGCGATTCTGTCGCAGTTCGAGCGACTCCTCTTCGGCTCGACGCTCTTCGCGCTACGGCTCATTCCCGCGCTCTGTCACGGCGCGCTGGTGCTGATGACCGGCCGAGTCGCACGGCAGATGGGCGGCACCCAGCGTGCGGCCGTGCTCGCCGCGTTTACCGTGCTGCTCTCGCCGCTCACGCTGCGCTCGGGCTCGCTCTTCCAGCCGGTGGTGCTCGATCAACTGATCTGGACGGTAGGCTACCTGCTGCTCGCGATCCTCGCCGTCGACAACCAACCGAAGTGGTGGCGCTGGCTCGGTGTGCTCGGGGGAATCGGCCTGCTCGCGAAGTTCTCGATCGGCTTCTTCGCTGTGGGGGTTGTAGTGGCGTTGCTTGCAACGCCGCTGAACAAGGCGCTGCGCACCCGCGAGCCGTGGCTCGCCGCGCTGATCGCGCTGGTGATCGGCTCGCCCGCCATCATCGGGCAGATTGTGCTCGGCTGGCCGGTACGCGGACAGATGAATGATCTCGCGGCGAGTCAGTTGCAGCGGGTCACCGCCGCAGGGTTCCTCGGCGAACAACTCCTCTACGGTCCGATGACGTGGCTCGGGATCGCAGGAATGGTGGCGCTCTTCAGGGCGCCGCAGTTGCGGCCGTGGCGAATTGTGGCGGTGGCCGCGCTTACGACCACACTGCTGCTCCTCGTGCTGCACGGCAAGGCGTACTACCTGGGCCCGATGTGGCCCGCACTTGCCGCAGCCGGCGCGGTCTGGCTCGAGCCTCTCGCACACAAGCGGCGCCGCTGGCTGGTGTCAGCCGCCGCCACGGTGACCGCGCTTTTCGGCATCTCGCTCGCGATCCCCATCGGCCTGCCGATCTTGCCGAAGGTCGCGATGGCCGAGTATGCCTCGCGCACGGGAATTACCTCGACCGTGCGCACCAACCTCGGCGAGGTGGCGCCGTTGCCGCAGGATTACGCCGACATGCTCGGCTGGCACGACTTCGTTGACAACGTCGTCGATGTCTGGGACTCCTTGCCGCCGAATGAACGCGCAACGGCGGCTCTGGTGGCGACCAACTACGGCCGAGCTGGCGCGATTGACTGGTACGGCCCGCGCTACGGCTTGCCACCCGCGATCTGCCCCTGCGGCTCCTACTGGTTCTGGGGGCACGGCAACCGTGCGGGGGCGGTCACCGTCATAGCGGGCGGCGATTCCGCGCAACTCGCACCGCTCTTTCAAGAACTCCACGCCGCGCGAGTAATAGAGGATGCGTGGCGCGTGAAGGAGGAGCAGCGCGTCACGATCTGGGTCGGGCGGGGGCCGCGCGCGTCGCTGGAGCAGATCTGGGCGGCGCAGAAGGGGAAGAACTGA
- a CDS encoding beta-N-acetylhexosaminidase, whose product MPKYFALLALLASPATAQFTPRHTLMPVPASVTLDTVRLPLDTTFTVQFAGFHDARLERAVTRAVGRLEGRLAKPLSRKYDGTDRRARLILTVKGSGFATPDLEEDESYSLKVGSDQASLSANTVVGAMRGLETLLQLQSVDADGFYFQGATIEDAPRFKWRGVLIDAARHWEPADVIKRTLDGMAVVKLNVLHWHLSEDQGFRVESKRYPRLQQFGSDGNYYSQDEIRDIVAYATDRGIRVVPEFDVPGHTGSWFVGMPELASGSGPYTIDRRWGVFAPTMDPTKETTYKFLDGFIDEMATLFPDKYWHIGGDEVAPNTTEWKTSPHIQAFMKLHKFKTTDELQTYFNQRLIPIITKHGKEVIGWDEILQPDLPKKAVIQSWRGTNYLVDAVRQGRRAILSAPYYLDHIKTSGEMYSADPLPPNSTLTGVQKSANPYSIPSDMPAEQQALVLGGEAAMWGEYISSETIDSRLWPRLGALAERFWSSQQVRDVPDMYRRLEVTSLRIAEVGPTHEEHTARMIRHFATGDAAALYTSLLEYARPRGFGGRGSNQLTPYTRLIDAARPDPWNDWRMYELAKKVTRGDTLAAAELGAKFAEMQSFQARLADPSIWSPMVADAVPVAGAIHELGRLGSEALDYLRKGSGYPSTWRKSADSTLNTIMLPLNKPFGLLRPIGITTVLWLLEAQQPIP is encoded by the coding sequence ATGCCAAAATACTTTGCGCTGCTCGCCCTGCTCGCCTCGCCGGCCACAGCCCAGTTCACGCCGCGTCACACGCTGATGCCGGTGCCGGCGTCGGTGACACTCGACACGGTGCGGCTGCCGCTCGACACCACCTTCACGGTGCAGTTCGCCGGTTTCCACGACGCTCGACTCGAGCGCGCGGTGACCCGCGCCGTGGGCCGGCTCGAGGGGCGCCTCGCGAAACCGCTGTCACGAAAGTACGACGGAACCGACCGACGCGCTCGACTGATTCTCACCGTGAAGGGGTCGGGATTCGCCACCCCCGACCTCGAGGAAGACGAGTCGTATTCGCTGAAAGTGGGCTCCGATCAGGCGAGCCTCAGCGCCAATACGGTGGTCGGTGCGATGCGCGGCCTCGAGACGCTCTTGCAGCTGCAGAGCGTCGATGCCGACGGCTTCTACTTCCAGGGCGCTACCATCGAGGATGCCCCGCGCTTCAAGTGGCGCGGCGTGCTCATCGACGCCGCGCGGCACTGGGAACCGGCCGACGTCATCAAGCGCACCCTCGACGGGATGGCGGTGGTGAAGCTCAACGTGCTGCACTGGCACCTCTCCGAAGACCAGGGCTTCCGGGTCGAGAGCAAGCGCTACCCGCGGCTGCAGCAGTTCGGCTCCGACGGCAACTACTACAGCCAGGACGAGATCCGCGACATCGTGGCCTACGCCACCGATCGCGGCATTCGCGTGGTGCCGGAGTTCGACGTGCCGGGCCATACCGGCTCCTGGTTCGTGGGAATGCCGGAACTCGCCAGCGGCAGCGGCCCCTACACCATCGATCGGCGCTGGGGCGTCTTCGCGCCTACGATGGACCCCACCAAGGAAACCACCTACAAGTTCCTCGATGGCTTCATCGACGAGATGGCCACGCTCTTTCCCGACAAGTACTGGCACATCGGCGGCGACGAGGTGGCGCCCAACACCACCGAGTGGAAGACGTCGCCGCACATCCAGGCCTTCATGAAGCTGCACAAGTTCAAGACCACCGATGAACTGCAGACCTACTTCAACCAGCGCCTCATCCCCATCATCACGAAGCACGGCAAGGAAGTGATCGGCTGGGATGAGATTCTCCAGCCCGACCTCCCCAAGAAGGCGGTGATCCAGTCGTGGCGCGGCACCAATTACCTCGTCGATGCGGTGCGGCAGGGTCGGCGCGCCATTCTCTCGGCGCCGTACTATCTCGACCACATCAAGACTTCGGGCGAGATGTATTCTGCCGATCCGCTCCCGCCCAACAGCACCCTCACCGGCGTGCAGAAAAGTGCCAATCCGTACTCGATCCCAAGCGATATGCCCGCGGAGCAACAGGCGCTGGTCCTCGGTGGCGAAGCGGCGATGTGGGGTGAATACATCTCGTCGGAGACCATCGACTCGCGGCTCTGGCCGCGACTCGGTGCCCTCGCCGAGCGCTTCTGGTCGTCGCAACAGGTGCGCGATGTGCCCGATATGTATCGCCGGCTCGAGGTGACGTCGCTGCGGATCGCCGAAGTCGGACCGACGCACGAGGAGCACACCGCGCGGATGATTCGCCACTTCGCCACTGGCGATGCCGCCGCGCTCTACACTTCGCTGCTCGAGTACGCCCGCCCGCGCGGCTTCGGTGGTCGCGGCAGCAATCAGCTCACGCCGTACACCCGGCTCATCGATGCGGCACGACCCGATCCGTGGAATGACTGGCGGATGTACGAGCTGGCGAAGAAGGTCACCCGGGGCGATACCCTCGCCGCGGCGGAGCTGGGTGCGAAGTTCGCTGAAATGCAGAGCTTCCAGGCCCGGCTCGCTGATCCGTCGATCTGGAGTCCGATGGTCGCCGATGCGGTGCCCGTGGCTGGCGCGATCCACGAACTCGGTCGGCTCGGTTCCGAAGCGCTGGACTATCTCCGCAAGGGGAGCGGCTACCCGTCGACCTGGCGAAAGAGCGCCGACTCGACCCTGAACACCATCATGCTCCCGCTCAACAAGCCGTTCGGCCTGCTGCGCCCCATCGGAATCACGACCGTGCTCTGGCTGCTCGAGGCCCAACAACCAATCCCCTGA